In Polaribacter sp. Hel_I_88, the following proteins share a genomic window:
- a CDS encoding DUF4249 family protein codes for MKNILLILTFVTLFISCEKVVEIDVPSIEPKLIIDASFEVYFDENPVTAKNVVKLSLSADYFDEVIPPALGATVFLTNLADNSIINFAETNSTGIYEPVNNFIPAENIEYELTVIYDNETYKGKAFRVKSTPFTNVEQGNETLFSGNETELKVAFRDVGPEQNFYLFDFSNNLYNVVEDRFFNDVNYNFSYFYDEDDIVLPAPVTIKISGISEPYYTYFRILTSQSGQDGGGPFETVPSSLLGNMINTTNEQNFPLGYFHIAETDTFTLVLVDLED; via the coding sequence ATGAAAAACATACTACTAATTTTAACTTTTGTTACGCTTTTTATAAGTTGTGAAAAAGTGGTTGAGATTGATGTTCCATCCATAGAACCAAAATTAATTATTGATGCTTCGTTTGAAGTTTATTTTGATGAAAACCCAGTAACTGCCAAAAATGTTGTGAAATTAAGTTTATCAGCAGATTATTTTGATGAAGTAATTCCACCAGCTTTAGGTGCCACTGTTTTTTTAACAAATCTTGCAGACAACTCTATTATTAATTTTGCTGAAACTAACTCTACTGGAATCTATGAACCTGTTAACAATTTTATTCCTGCAGAAAATATAGAATATGAGTTAACAGTTATTTATGATAATGAAACTTATAAAGGCAAAGCTTTTAGAGTAAAATCAACTCCTTTTACAAATGTTGAACAAGGTAATGAAACTTTATTTTCTGGAAATGAAACTGAATTAAAAGTTGCTTTTAGAGATGTTGGTCCAGAACAAAATTTTTATTTATTCGATTTTTCTAACAATCTTTATAATGTAGTAGAAGATCGTTTTTTTAATGACGTAAATTACAATTTCTCTTATTTTTATGATGAAGATGATATAGTATTACCTGCACCTGTAACCATAAAAATATCTGGTATATCTGAACCATACTATACGTATTTTAGAATTCTTACTTCACAAAGTGGACAAGATGGAGGTGGTCCTTTTGAAACTGTACCTTCTTCTTTATTAGGAAATATGATTAACACTACAAACGAGCAAAATTTTCCTTTAGGCTATTTTCATATTGCTGAAACAGATACTTTTACATTGGTTTTGGTGGATTTGGAAGATTAA
- a CDS encoding TonB-dependent receptor codes for MKKILFLFFLASISIFSQEKFTVSGTVYDNSSNETLIGVSIYFPELNAGTTTNEYGFYSITIPSGTHKIQISYLGFSTINETLTLKEKITKNFKLVEESESLAEIVIEADIEKINVKSPQMSVNKLTAATIKKIPVVLGEADIIKSLILLPGVTSAGEGASGFNVRGGAADQNLILLDEAIVFNSSHLFGFFSVFNPDVIKDVKLYKGGIPARFGGRLSSVLDIYQKEGNSKEFNVTGGIGLVSSRLLIEGPIEKEKSSFVVAGRGSYAHLFLPLFDNDNKAYFYDLNSKINYRFNDKNNVFLSTYFGKDIFGISDNFVNEYGNTVVNLRWNHLFSDKIFSNLSLIYSDYFYGLILDFVGFEWDSGITNFNLKYDFKHYLNEKFKLSYGINNIYIKFNPGEIIPNREDSGIQPEKLIDKYANEFAAYLEAEHKVSDNVTLQYGARFSHFTRLGQDEINLYANNQAVIYNEQFKKYESAQAIGTESFKRSETLATFQNFEPRVSLAYTLDENTSVKASYNRMAQYLHLLSNTASPTPLDVWAPSGRFIAPQLLDQYAVGYFKSIKNGDYSLETEVFYKDIQNRIDYINGANLIANNEIETIILNGQARAYGLEVLFKKNEGKFTGFLAYTLSRSEQQTLGRTAIEPGINNGEWYSSPFDKTHDISINGSYELSKKWSFNANFLFQTGQPTNYPVGQYEIQGLNVPIFDDNRRNADRLPAYHRLDISATLTPEKNKNRKWKGEWVFGIYNLYGRQNAASINFRQNRETLRNEAVQTSIFGLVPSVTYNFEF; via the coding sequence TTGAAAAAAATTTTATTCCTATTTTTCTTAGCATCAATATCTATATTTAGCCAAGAAAAATTTACAGTTAGTGGCACTGTTTACGACAATAGTAGTAACGAAACTTTAATTGGAGTTTCAATATATTTTCCAGAATTAAATGCTGGAACCACGACAAACGAATATGGTTTTTATTCCATAACCATACCCAGTGGAACTCACAAAATACAAATAAGCTATTTAGGTTTTTCCACAATTAATGAAACCTTAACTCTTAAAGAAAAAATTACAAAAAACTTTAAACTAGTTGAAGAATCAGAAAGTTTAGCTGAAATTGTTATTGAAGCAGATATCGAAAAGATAAATGTTAAGTCGCCTCAAATGAGTGTGAATAAACTAACAGCTGCTACCATAAAAAAAATACCTGTAGTTTTAGGAGAAGCAGATATTATAAAATCTTTAATTTTATTACCTGGAGTTACCAGTGCTGGTGAAGGCGCATCTGGTTTTAATGTTAGAGGTGGTGCAGCAGACCAAAATTTAATTTTGTTAGATGAAGCCATCGTATTCAATTCATCGCATTTATTTGGTTTTTTCTCGGTTTTTAATCCTGATGTTATCAAGGATGTTAAATTATATAAAGGTGGAATTCCTGCACGTTTTGGAGGAAGATTATCATCTGTTTTAGATATTTATCAAAAAGAAGGAAACAGCAAAGAGTTTAATGTTACTGGAGGAATTGGTTTAGTTTCGTCTCGTTTATTGATAGAAGGCCCAATTGAAAAAGAAAAAAGTTCTTTTGTGGTTGCTGGTAGAGGATCTTATGCTCATTTATTTTTACCGCTTTTTGATAATGATAACAAAGCTTATTTTTATGATTTAAACAGTAAAATAAACTACAGATTTAACGATAAAAACAACGTTTTTTTATCAACTTATTTTGGAAAAGATATTTTTGGAATTAGCGATAATTTTGTAAACGAATATGGAAACACAGTAGTTAACTTACGTTGGAATCATCTTTTCTCTGATAAAATTTTCTCGAACTTATCTTTAATTTATTCTGATTATTTCTATGGTTTAATTTTAGATTTTGTGGGTTTTGAATGGGATTCTGGCATCACCAACTTCAACCTTAAGTATGATTTTAAACATTATTTAAATGAAAAATTTAAATTGAGTTATGGAATCAATAATATCTACATCAAATTTAATCCAGGAGAAATTATTCCAAATAGAGAAGATTCTGGAATCCAGCCAGAAAAATTAATTGACAAATATGCCAACGAATTTGCAGCATATTTAGAAGCAGAACATAAAGTTAGCGACAATGTAACCTTACAATATGGAGCACGTTTTAGCCATTTTACACGTTTAGGTCAAGATGAAATAAACTTATATGCGAATAACCAAGCTGTTATTTATAATGAGCAGTTTAAAAAATACGAATCTGCTCAAGCCATTGGCACAGAATCTTTTAAGAGAAGTGAAACGTTAGCAACGTTTCAAAATTTTGAACCAAGGGTTTCTTTGGCCTATACATTAGATGAAAATACCTCTGTAAAAGCCAGTTATAACAGAATGGCACAATATTTACACTTGCTTTCTAACACAGCCTCTCCTACTCCATTAGATGTTTGGGCACCAAGTGGACGTTTTATAGCTCCTCAATTATTAGATCAATATGCTGTTGGTTATTTTAAATCGATAAAAAATGGCGATTATTCTTTAGAAACTGAAGTATTTTATAAAGATATTCAAAACAGAATCGATTATATAAATGGCGCCAATTTAATTGCGAATAACGAAATTGAAACCATCATTTTAAACGGGCAAGCAAGAGCTTATGGTTTAGAAGTTTTGTTCAAAAAGAATGAAGGAAAATTTACAGGGTTTTTAGCCTATACTTTATCAAGATCAGAACAACAAACTTTGGGAAGAACTGCTATTGAACCTGGTATTAACAATGGTGAGTGGTATAGTTCTCCTTTTGATAAAACACATGATATTTCCATCAACGGAAGTTACGAATTGTCTAAAAAATGGTCATTCAATGCAAATTTTTTATTCCAAACTGGGCAACCTACCAATTATCCTGTTGGCCAATATGAAATACAAGGTTTAAATGTACCCATTTTTGATGACAATAGAAGAAATGCAGATAGATTACCAGCGTATCACAGACTTGATATTTCTGCAACCTTAACACCAGAAAAGAATAAAAATAGAAAATGGAAAGGTGAATGGGTTTTTGGAATTTATAATTTATATGGAAGACAAAATGCAGCTTCTATTAATTTTAGACAAAACAGAGAAACATTAAGAAACGAAGCTGTACAAACATCTATTTTTGGTTTAGTCCCTTCTGTAACTTATAATTTTGAATTTTAA
- a CDS encoding TolC family protein — protein MKKIFTTICFLLTITIFSQEQLGIQKEITLEEAIDIAQKNSPDYKALLNQNQASYWRYRRFKAGFLPQLRFDATLPQYRNSVNRITLDDGSDGFRRTNQIRFDGELSLNQNIGLTGGTISISSQFERVDVSEPFEATNFAVIPFSLNYRQNSLFYNDFKWQKRIEPLIYEEAKREFIETMEQISFNTSRRYFALLKAQIQSKIAKSNYSNQDTLFQISKGRFKMGKIAENDLLQIELSVLNSENDVITNEINFKRSSQNLSRYLVLDTEDILLSTPDELTLFSVTVEKALEEARENRKAVIEFRRRRLQAERDVAEVRGNNRVQMSLRANFGISQQGNEFNNLFNDYNQQQNVTLSLGIPILDWGVSKSRRKLVEANKDLVNTNIEIQEQEFEQEIYLHVLNWQNQRNFLNTAKKAQEIALKRYEIAKKRFVLGKINITDLNIALQEQDRSVLQYLNSLEKFWTDYYILRQLTLFDFIKNKKIEVADIIYD, from the coding sequence ATGAAAAAGATTTTTACAACGATTTGTTTTTTACTAACCATAACCATTTTTAGTCAAGAGCAACTAGGTATTCAAAAAGAAATAACTTTAGAAGAAGCTATTGATATTGCTCAAAAAAACTCTCCAGATTACAAAGCATTGCTAAATCAAAATCAAGCAAGTTATTGGAGATATAGAAGATTTAAAGCAGGTTTTTTACCACAATTAAGGTTTGATGCAACACTACCTCAATACAGAAATTCTGTAAATAGAATTACCTTAGATGATGGTTCTGATGGCTTTAGAAGAACAAATCAAATACGTTTTGATGGGGAACTGTCTTTAAATCAAAATATTGGTTTAACAGGTGGTACAATTTCTATAAGTTCGCAGTTTGAAAGAGTAGATGTTTCAGAACCTTTTGAAGCTACCAACTTTGCTGTAATTCCATTTTCTTTAAATTATAGACAAAATTCTTTATTTTATAATGATTTTAAATGGCAAAAAAGGATAGAACCTTTAATATACGAAGAAGCTAAAAGAGAGTTTATTGAAACGATGGAGCAAATTTCGTTTAATACTAGTAGACGTTATTTTGCCTTATTAAAAGCTCAAATTCAAAGTAAAATTGCAAAATCTAATTATTCGAATCAAGATACTTTATTTCAAATTTCTAAAGGAAGATTTAAAATGGGTAAAATTGCAGAAAATGATTTACTTCAAATAGAATTATCGGTTTTAAATTCTGAAAATGATGTTATTACCAACGAAATAAACTTTAAAAGATCCTCTCAAAATTTATCAAGATATTTAGTATTAGATACAGAAGACATTCTTTTATCAACACCAGATGAACTTACCTTATTTTCGGTAACTGTAGAAAAAGCTTTAGAAGAAGCAAGAGAAAATAGAAAAGCTGTTATAGAGTTTAGAAGAAGACGTTTACAAGCAGAAAGAGATGTAGCAGAAGTAAGAGGAAACAATAGAGTACAAATGAGTTTGAGAGCAAACTTTGGTATCTCTCAGCAAGGAAATGAGTTTAACAACTTATTTAATGACTATAACCAACAACAAAATGTAACATTATCTTTAGGAATTCCTATTTTAGATTGGGGTGTTTCTAAATCTCGAAGAAAATTGGTAGAAGCTAATAAAGATTTGGTAAATACTAACATAGAGATTCAAGAACAAGAGTTTGAGCAAGAAATTTATTTGCATGTTTTAAACTGGCAAAATCAACGTAATTTTTTAAATACTGCAAAAAAAGCACAAGAAATTGCTCTAAAAAGATATGAAATTGCTAAAAAACGATTTGTATTAGGAAAGATAAATATCACAGACTTAAATATTGCGTTGCAAGAACAAGATAGGTCTGTTTTACAATATTTAAATTCTTTAGAGAAATTTTGGACAGATTACTACATATTAAGACAATTAACGCTGTTTGATTTTATCAAAAATAAAAAAATTGAAGTTGCAGATATAATTTATGATTAA
- a CDS encoding ABC transporter permease, whose amino-acid sequence MIDKIYIEKLKSNFSEAIRVILANKVRTLLTSLGIIFGVAAVITMLAIGNGAEKEILAQLELVGVNNIVITPIPDDEENDSSDDETDAGEISPKRFSKGLDMLDVNSIKKNLPSVKKVSPEIILETYVITKGRQSPVKLIGVSSDFFETANIEIESGKNFSDTQTDFSLPVCIIGKKIEKKLFTGESAVGKQIKVKDVWLQVIGVIEEKFISETAQENLGIRDLNQDVYIPITTFLVRYKDRKIISDKPMETGGGGMIFISGNQQGPKKKIPRGNYHQIDKLTIQVNNSAELNATADVLSRMLKRRHNDMVDFEISIPIQLLKQQQKTKQIFNIVLSIIAGISLLIGGIGIMNIMLASVLERTKEIGIIRAIGATQEDVILQFLTESVLVSIGGGIIGIVLGVLSSYILELSTGIETILTLSSILLSFFVATLIGLIFGIAPARSAASKSPIEAIRHE is encoded by the coding sequence ATGATTGATAAAATCTATATAGAAAAACTAAAATCTAATTTTAGCGAAGCTATACGTGTAATTTTAGCCAATAAAGTTAGAACACTTTTAACTTCCTTAGGAATTATTTTTGGTGTTGCAGCTGTTATTACAATGCTAGCCATTGGTAATGGTGCAGAAAAAGAAATTTTAGCACAATTAGAATTGGTAGGTGTTAACAATATTGTCATTACTCCTATTCCAGATGATGAGGAAAATGACAGTAGTGATGATGAAACTGATGCTGGAGAAATTTCTCCTAAAAGGTTTTCTAAAGGGTTAGATATGTTAGATGTGAATAGCATCAAAAAAAATCTACCTTCTGTAAAAAAAGTAAGTCCAGAAATTATCCTAGAAACTTATGTAATTACTAAAGGAAGACAAAGCCCTGTAAAATTAATTGGTGTTTCCTCAGACTTTTTTGAGACAGCAAATATCGAAATAGAAAGTGGAAAAAACTTTTCTGATACACAAACAGATTTTTCTTTACCCGTTTGTATTATTGGTAAAAAAATAGAAAAGAAACTATTTACTGGAGAAAGTGCTGTTGGCAAACAAATAAAAGTAAAAGATGTTTGGTTACAAGTTATTGGTGTTATCGAAGAAAAGTTTATTTCAGAAACTGCTCAAGAAAATTTAGGTATTCGAGATTTAAATCAAGATGTGTATATACCCATTACTACTTTTTTAGTGCGTTATAAAGACCGCAAAATCATAAGCGATAAGCCTATGGAAACTGGTGGTGGTGGAATGATTTTTATTAGTGGAAATCAACAAGGACCAAAAAAGAAAATTCCTAGAGGTAATTATCATCAAATAGATAAATTAACAATTCAAGTAAACAATTCAGCAGAATTAAATGCCACAGCAGATGTGTTGAGTAGAATGCTAAAAAGAAGGCATAATGATATGGTAGATTTTGAAATTTCTATCCCTATTCAACTTTTAAAACAACAACAAAAAACCAAACAAATTTTTAATATAGTATTAAGTATAATTGCTGGTATTTCTTTGCTAATTGGTGGTATTGGAATTATGAATATCATGTTAGCCTCTGTTTTAGAAAGAACAAAAGAAATTGGAATTATTAGAGCTATTGGAGCCACTCAAGAAGATGTTATTTTACAATTCTTAACAGAATCTGTTTTGGTAAGTATTGGTGGTGGAATTATAGGAATTGTTTTAGGTGTTTTATCCTCCTATATTTTAGAACTCAGTACAGGAATTGAAACCATATTAACTTTAAGTTCCATTTTGCTCTCTTTCTTTGTGGCAACACTTATTGGATTAATTTTTGGAATTGCTCCTGCTAGATCTGCAGCTAGCAAAAGCCCAATTGAAGCTATTAGACACGAATAA
- a CDS encoding efflux RND transporter periplasmic adaptor subunit: MNKKKIAIISVIAIVLIYFGYRYFSPAADGEVYLTTKVKKGNFVSEVITSGEAQSTSLKVINGPENLRKFRLRDIKIQDLVPEGTIVKEGDYVGRLDPSDVNEQIIDARLDLETAESRYTQEQLDTTLALKQERNAIKDLSFSMEETRLELNQSTYEPPATIRKLEINLEKLERDLKEKKENYRIKKRQANARMVEVGTRVSKINKELKSLLELLESFTIYSDGNGMITYHKEWDGTKKKVGSSISPWNPSIATLPDLTKMESKTYANEVDIRKIKKDLPVKIGFDAFPDVEIDGIVTDVANVGENKRGSDIKVFQVLIKLNGSNTNIRPGMTTSNKILTFEQEDVLSVPLEAVFSKDSITYVYKKTGFSVAKKQVKIGDANNDSVIILDGLNAEDVVYLNKPEGLDDDQIAKLN, encoded by the coding sequence ATGAACAAGAAGAAAATAGCTATTATAAGTGTCATAGCAATAGTTTTAATTTATTTCGGATATCGTTATTTTTCACCTGCTGCAGATGGAGAAGTATACCTTACAACCAAAGTAAAAAAAGGAAATTTTGTTAGTGAAGTTATTACTTCTGGAGAAGCACAATCCACAAGCTTAAAGGTTATTAATGGCCCAGAAAATCTTAGAAAATTTAGACTTCGTGATATAAAAATTCAAGATTTAGTACCAGAAGGAACCATCGTAAAAGAAGGTGATTATGTGGGTAGATTAGATCCTTCTGATGTAAACGAACAAATTATAGATGCTCGTTTAGATTTAGAAACTGCAGAATCTAGATATACACAAGAACAATTAGATACTACACTTGCGTTAAAGCAAGAACGAAATGCCATTAAAGATTTAAGCTTTAGCATGGAAGAAACCAGGCTAGAACTTAATCAATCTACTTATGAACCACCAGCAACTATTAGAAAATTAGAAATAAATCTTGAAAAATTAGAGCGCGATTTAAAAGAAAAAAAAGAAAATTACAGAATTAAAAAAAGACAAGCAAATGCAAGAATGGTGGAAGTTGGTACAAGAGTATCTAAGATTAATAAAGAATTAAAAAGTCTTTTAGAACTTTTAGAATCTTTCACAATATACTCTGATGGAAATGGAATGATTACCTATCATAAAGAATGGGATGGTACCAAGAAAAAAGTAGGTTCCTCCATAAGTCCATGGAATCCTTCTATAGCAACACTTCCTGATTTAACTAAAATGGAATCTAAAACCTATGCCAATGAGGTTGATATCAGAAAAATTAAAAAAGATTTACCTGTAAAAATTGGGTTTGATGCCTTTCCTGATGTTGAAATAGACGGAATTGTAACAGATGTAGCTAATGTAGGTGAAAATAAAAGGGGTTCAGATATTAAAGTTTTTCAAGTCTTGATAAAATTAAATGGCTCTAACACGAATATTAGACCAGGTATGACAACTTCAAACAAAATACTAACATTTGAACAAGAGGATGTTTTAAGTGTTCCTTTAGAGGCTGTTTTTTCTAAAGACTCTATAACCTACGTATATAAAAAAACTGGTTTTTCAGTTGCCAAAAAACAAGTTAAAATTGGTGATGCTAATAACGACTCTGTGATTATATTAGATGGTTTAAATGCAGAAGACGTTGTGTATTTAAATAAACCAGAAGGATTAGATGATGATCAAATAGCAAAATTAAATTAG